A stretch of DNA from Candidatus Cloacimonadota bacterium:
ATGCTATAGAAAGGGCGATGGTTATCGGTAAAAAGTCTGAAATATCCCTGGCTGATCTTCCTCTAAATCCGGATGGTCAGAAGAAAAATAGCACTCATGCCTTAACATTAGCAGATATTGAAAAAGAGCACATTCAAAAGGTGTTTAAGGAAGTGGACGGAAATGTTACCCGGGCGGCAGGCTTATTAGGGATAGACCGAGTGACCCTTTATAATAAATTGAAAAAATATGGCATCAAACGTTAAGTGACTCGTAAAATATACCTGGCATTTTTAAATGATCATTTTCCACCCTTCTGCCAGAATCTGGCCGGGGATTTGTCTCGGTGTTTGCCGTACATTTTTTCATATATTTCTATCGATATCGATTTGAATTTGTTTTATTCGGAAGAGCGAAATCAATATCATTCTACTTTTATCCTTTCCAAAATATTAAATCATTTACCAAGCGATGGTGAAAAGATTATCGGTATAACCAATGTCGATATTTATATTCCTATTTTAACTTTTATATTTGGAGAGGCTCAGTTAGAAGGAAAAGGGGCGATTGTTTCCACCTACCGCTTACATAACAAATTTTACGGACTTCCTGCCAACAACCGCTTGCTTTATGAACGCACCTTAAAAGAAGTGCTGCACGAATTAGGTCATACTCTGGGATTAGTTCACTGTACTAATTTTGAGTGTGTTATGCATTCTTCAACTTATGTGGAAGATATCGATTTAAAGAAAGCAACGCTTTGCCGGGAATGTCAGAAGGTGTTAGGAACTACTTGCCGAGAAGACCGGTAAGATAGTTTTTGTGATTTATGAAGAAATATTGCAAGACAATTCAATAATTAAACTATAATCCGAAATTATTCAATAGCCACTGATTCACGCAGATTAAAACTGATAACAGTAATAAATTATGAATTATTCTGTGGAATACCAGAAAGGTTCAAAAAAATATCGCCGAAACTTTGCGATCTTTATATGTTTTTTTATGATTTCGGTTTAAATGAATAATCTGGAATAATAAAAGTTGTAATTAGATCAATCGCAGGTAGTAATTATAAAAATTAAGCCAGTTCAGCTATTGCTTTCATTAAAAGATAATGATCTTCGGTTAATTTTTTACGGCGTATTCGGATATTTCGTTTGTTCT
This window harbors:
- a CDS encoding sigma-54-dependent Fis family transcriptional regulator, coding for AIERAMVIGKKSEISLADLPLNPDGQKKNSTHALTLADIEKEHIQKVFKEVDGNVTRAAGLLGIDRVTLYNKLKKYGIKR